The Salvia miltiorrhiza cultivar Shanhuang (shh) chromosome 1, IMPLAD_Smil_shh, whole genome shotgun sequence genome has a window encoding:
- the LOC131013478 gene encoding receptor-like protein 54, whose translation MLPKLFFVISTLISSFIFTTHSYNTQCLHHQKILLLQLKDELSFNSSRSTKLVRWNQSDECCKWPGVDCDAAGYVVSLQLDREFISGGIADSSSLFRLVHLQKLNLAHNYFNNTPIPKGIHNLTYLTHLNLSYADFGGQVPAEISSLRRLVSLYISSDYPISVKLEMLVQNLTGLRELYLDDVNVTSSHERRKWSHIIASYLPNLTALRMSFCGLSGPLTKSFGQLHSLSILRLDFNDLGTELPDLFANFPSLTTLSLRFCSLKGSIPPTFANLTNLIRLDLSNNFFTGSLSFSGNIPHSLFALPSLLELDLSSNQFNGTFQLDKFQSLANLTRLDLSNNRLSVDVGNLNSTSYGSLQLKVLRLASCNLSHFPNFIKHLDMEIVDLSYNRIGGEIPSWIWGTQLGDLDLSFNLLTDLQKPYHIPASLRVLYLQSNQLKGELHLPIPSASQLSYLSLANNSLSGSIPTSLCSATSLYVLDLSGNRLSGSIPPCLLENISELDLSQNNISGSIPDNFPMDRCWLEYLDLNNNTLEGKIPKSLERCEQLRFMNVGNNNITDSFPCMLSSMLRVLVLHSNRFYGEVRCHNMSWEDLQILDISSNQFSGNLESINFSSWKTMMIQNDSPYSQFWSSFSITLIMKGRYSEYHRIWPEFGIIDFSCNNFGGEIPNAIGDLTSLHQLNLSHNALNGSIPNSFGQLRKLESLDLSVNRLIGPIPVELAGLTFLSFLNVSYNKLVGEIPNGRQLQTFSADSFKGNAGLCGFNLNISCSDSDDSDHLAPEEDENGEEKSEIEWEYVSSALGYVVGLGSIAWTLLCRRSFRERYFEKIEEIVDKIFYERARRRRHERRRKRVEMRKEIRRQQRS comes from the coding sequence ATGCTTCCAAAGTTGTTCTTCGTCATTTCTACACTAATTTCCTCCTTCATTTTCACTACTCATTCTTATAATACCCAATGTCTTCACCATCAGAAAATCTTGTTGCTTCAACTCAAGGATGAGTTGAGCTTCAATTCTTCTCGTTCAACAAAATTGGTGCGATGGAATCAAAGTGATGAGTGCTGCAAGTGGCCCGGTGTGGACTGTGATGCTGCTGGCTACGTCGTTAGTTTGCAGCTCGATCGTGAGTTCATTTCTGGTGGAATCGCGGATTCATCGAGTCTCTTCAGACTTGTGCATCTGCAGAAGCTAAATCTAGCCCACAATTATTTCAACAACACTCCCATCCCGAAAGGTATTCACAATCTCACCTATTTGACACACTTGAATTTATCCTATGCTGATTTTGGAGGGCAGGTTCCCGCTGAAATTTCTTCCTTGAGGAGGTTGGTTAGTCTCTATATCTCCTCTGATTATCCAATATCTGTGAAACTGGAGATGCTTGTCCAAAATCTAACAGGGCTTCGAGAGCTTTATCTTGATGATGTGAATGTTACTTCCTCTCATGAGAGGAGAAAATGGAGCCACATTATAGCATCATATTTACCCAACCTCACCGCGTTGAGAATGAGTTTTTGTGGTTTGTCTGGCCCTTTAACTAAGTCCTTTGGGCAactccattccctttccatccTTCGACTAGATTTTAACGATCTTGGAACAGAGCTTCCAGACTTGTTCGCCAATTTTCCAAGTTTGACCACCTTGAGTCTTCGTTTCTGCAGTTTGAAGGGTTCGATTCCACCCACCTTTGCTAACCTAACCAACCTGATTCGTCTTGATTTGTCAAATAACTTCTTCACAGGCTCACTTTCGTTCTCTGGCAATATTCCCCACTCTCTCTTTGCTCTCCCTTCATTGTTGGAACTTGATCTTAGCAGCAATCAGTTTAATGGCACTTTTCAACTGGACAAGTTTCAAAGTCTTGCCAATCTAACCCGACTTGATCTATCTAACAATAGATTGTCGGTAGATGTTGGCAACCTCAATTCAACTTCATATGGAAGTCTCCAACTAAAAGTGTTAAGACTAGCTTCATGTAATTTGTCCCATTTTCCTAATTTCATCAAACATTTGGATATGGAAATAGTGGACCTCTCATACAATCGGATTGGTGGGGAGATACCTAGTTGGATTTGGGGAACACAACTTGGGGATTTGGACCTCTCTTTTAATCTTCTAACAGATCTGCAAAAGCCTTACCATATCCCTGCTTCTCTTCGAGTCCTATACTTGCAGTCTAACCAGCTCAAGGGTGAGTTGCACCTGCCCATTCCATCTGCGTCTCAACTCTCGTATTTGTCTCTTGCTAATAACAGTTTAAGTGGATCGATTCCAACCTCCCTTTGCAGTGCCACGAGCCTCTATGTTCTTGATTTGTCTGGCAATAGATTAAGTGGCAGCATACCCCCTTGCTTACTTGAAAACATTTCAGAGTTAGATCTAAGCCAAAACAACATCAGCGGTAGCATTCCAGATAATTTTCCAATGGATCGTTGTTGGCTAGAATATTTGGATCTTAACAATAATACTTTAGAAGGGAAAATCCCAAAGTCCCTTGAAAGATGCGAGCAGTTGCGGTTCATGAATGTTGGGAACAACAACATCACTGACAGTTTCCCATGCATGCTATCATCGATGTTGCGAGTTCTTGTTTTGCACTCGAACAGATTCTATGGAGAAGTAAGATGTCACAACATGAGTTGGGAAGATCTCCAAATTCTAGATATATCTTCCAATCAGTTCAGTGGAAATCTGGAATCGATAAACTTTTCTAGTTGGAAGACAATGATGATACAGAATGATTCACCTTACTCACAATTTTGGAGTTCATTTAGCATCACATTAATCATGAAAGGGAGATATTCAGAGTATCACAGGATTTGGCCAGAGTTTGGTATCATTGATTTCTCTTGCAATAATTTCGGCGGAGAGATACCAAATGCAATTGGTGATCTTACCTCACTTCATCAGCTCAACCTCTCCCACAATGCCCTCAATGGAAGCATCCCAAACTCATTTGGTCAGTTGAGGAAACTCGAATCACTCGACCTCTCTGTAAATCGACTCATCGGGCCAATACCAGTGGAGCTTGCAGGGCTCACATTCCTTTCATTCTTGAATGTGTCCTACAATAAGCTGGTTGGAGAGATCCCAAATGGGCGTCAGTTACAAACATTTTCAGCTGATTCCTTCAAAGGGAATGCGGGGTTGTGTGGTTTCAATCTCAACATAAGCTGCAGTGATAGTGATGACAGTGATCATTTGGCGCCAGAAGA